The DNA segment ATAATCTTATCCATTTATTCACATCACACTCACTGTACTGTGTTTATTTAGTCTTAATTACGCTAAACGCTTCAGCCTTTATCTCAAAAATAAGATCCCTAAGTTCGGCAGCTTTTTCAAATTCAAGTTTCTTTGCTGCGTCATTCATCTGTCTTTCAAGATTTTCAACAAAGGTTTTAAGTTCTTTTTTACTCATTTTTGTTATATCTTTTTCAGGTAGGTAATCAGTTTTTTCCTCGGCAACTTTAGTAGCCTCTATTAAATCCCTTACCGACTTTTTAACCGTTGTAGGTACTATACCATGCTTTTTATTATAATCTAATTGAATTTTGCGCCTGCGATTGGTTTCACTAATCGCCCTAGCCATAGATTGAGTTATGGTATCCGCATACATAATAACCCTTCCGTCTACATTACGTGCAGCACGGCCTATAGTCTGAATGAGTGAGGTTTCAGAACGTAAGAATCCCTCTTTATCTGCATCCAGAATAGCCACAAGGGATACCTCCGGCAAGTCTAAACCTTCTCTTAGCAGATTAATGCCTACAAGACAGTCAAATTTACCGAGTCTTAAATCTCGAATTATCTGAAGCCGTTCCAATGTATGAATCTCCGAATGTAGGTATCTGACGCGAATACCTGCTTCCTTTAGGTAGTCGGTAAGATCCTCCGCCATTCTCTTGGTAAGGGTAGTGACTAAAACTCTTTGGTTCTTTTTCGCTCGGAGCTTGATTTCCCATATCAAATCATCGATTTGCCCTTTGACCGGACGAACTTCTACTTCCGGATCTACCAAGCCAGTGGGCCGGATGATTTGTTCTACGACTTGAGCACTTTTTTTAAGTTCATAAGATGCCGGTGTAGCTGATAAAAAAATTAACTGATTTACACGTTCTTCGAATTCTTCAAAGACCAGAGGGCGATTATCAAAAGCCGAAGGAAGCCTAAAGCCGTGCTCTATGAGCGATTCCTTCCTAGAACGGTCTCCAGCCCACATAGCATGAATCTGAGGCAAAGTCACGTGGGACTCGTCGATTATTATTAAATAATCTTTCGGAAAATAATCAAGCAGTGTAAACGGTGCCTCACCGGCCTTCCTGCCGGAAAGATGCCTTGAGTAATTTTCAATACCCTTACAATAGCCCATTTCTCGAAGCATTTCTATATCATATTTGGTCCTTTGCTCGAGCCTAGCTGCCTCCAACACTTTACCTTGGTCTTTCAGTTCCGCTAATCGCTGCTCAAGCTCCATTTCAATTGATTTTATAGCAACTTCTATTTTATCTTTTGGTGTGGCATAGTGTGAAGCCGGAAATATCGATACGTGATTTCGTTCACCTATTATTTCACCGGTTAAAGTATCGAATTCAAGGATGCGATCAATAATATCTCCAAAAAATTCTACTCGAACAGCCTTTTCAGTAAAAGAAGCCGGGAATATCTCCAATATATCTCCGCGGAGCCGAAAAGTCCCTCTGTGAAAGTCTATTTCATTGCGATTAAATTGTATTTCCACAAGCTTTCGAACCACTTCGTCCCTATCTATTTCCATGCCCGAGCGAAGTGATACAACCTGGTTTTCATAATCTATTGGTGAACCTAAACTATAAATGCATGACACGCTGGCAACTATGACTACATCACGGCGTTCAAAAAGTGCAGCCGTTGCAGAGTGCCGCAATTTATCAATCTCATCATTTATTGAAGCATCTTTTTCTATATAAGTATCCGTTTGAGCAATATATGCCTCTGGTTGGTAATAATCATAGTAACTTACAAAATATTCTACCGCATTGTTTGGGAAAAACTCTTTGAGTTCACTGTAGAGCTGCCCGGCTAAAGTCTTGTTATGAGCTATGACCAGCGTCGGCCTTTGCACCTGCTGTATAAGATGGGCTATAGTAAAAGTCTTGCCGGTACCTGTTGCACCTAGCAGCGTTTGAAATTTGTAGCCCTTATTTATTCCTTCAGCTAATCTTTGTATTGCTTGTGGCTGATCACCGCGCGGAATATACTCTGAAACAACCTCAAATTTCCCCATTTTTTACACCTTCCAAATGAAATTGAAAAAATTTATTTCTTACAAGGATTTTATTTGACTTACCCTGTAATATAATTTCATGTGCAAGATGTATTATATCATATAATAAAAAGTGATGAAAGATAAAAACGAAACTTTGTTCGCTATTTTAAATAAAAAAAACCGGGTTTTTTATTTCCCGGCTCAGTTCATATATATAATCTTGTTTCTTCGGCGAGTGAAAAAGCCGCTTGATTTAGTGCCATAAGTATCTCCATCTTGAGATTGGGTATCTATGTTTACTATTTTCAACATGATATCCCGCTTTTCTTCTTCTGATGCAGTAGTATAGGCTTTAAGCAGCATATCTCTCTCGCGATTAAGATATTCTTCTCTAGTCATCGAAATTCCTCCTTTTTATGTATTTTGCATAGAAACTAGTAAATATATGAGTGCAATTATAATTGAGAGCGTTATTTCTTTCACAAGCATTATATCATATATGAAAATTTCTATCAAGTATATATAGTTTGAAATGTCATCTATTTTCTAAAAACTCTTTTGTTTTATTCATTTTCCTATGCTATAGTATATTTTCTCCCATTTCTGTTGAATTATTCAATAAGTAGTAAAAAGAATTAGAATGAAACTAAACAATTAACCACAAATTA comes from the Tepidanaerobacter acetatoxydans Re1 genome and includes:
- the uvrB gene encoding excinuclease ABC subunit UvrB, which codes for MGKFEVVSEYIPRGDQPQAIQRLAEGINKGYKFQTLLGATGTGKTFTIAHLIQQVQRPTLVIAHNKTLAGQLYSELKEFFPNNAVEYFVSYYDYYQPEAYIAQTDTYIEKDASINDEIDKLRHSATAALFERRDVVIVASVSCIYSLGSPIDYENQVVSLRSGMEIDRDEVVRKLVEIQFNRNEIDFHRGTFRLRGDILEIFPASFTEKAVRVEFFGDIIDRILEFDTLTGEIIGERNHVSIFPASHYATPKDKIEVAIKSIEMELEQRLAELKDQGKVLEAARLEQRTKYDIEMLREMGYCKGIENYSRHLSGRKAGEAPFTLLDYFPKDYLIIIDESHVTLPQIHAMWAGDRSRKESLIEHGFRLPSAFDNRPLVFEEFEERVNQLIFLSATPASYELKKSAQVVEQIIRPTGLVDPEVEVRPVKGQIDDLIWEIKLRAKKNQRVLVTTLTKRMAEDLTDYLKEAGIRVRYLHSEIHTLERLQIIRDLRLGKFDCLVGINLLREGLDLPEVSLVAILDADKEGFLRSETSLIQTIGRAARNVDGRVIMYADTITQSMARAISETNRRRKIQLDYNKKHGIVPTTVKKSVRDLIEATKVAEEKTDYLPEKDITKMSKKELKTFVENLERQMNDAAKKLEFEKAAELRDLIFEIKAEAFSVIKTK